One window of Gemmatimonadaceae bacterium genomic DNA carries:
- a CDS encoding ABC transporter ATP-binding protein, which yields MSKQPPPPAPPPRTSRQRYAAFVEDYKRGRLDESIDAQNSGSKVPEPAPAPEVERPKGILKGLRKGSRRQYARDYLRWLRPHRRAVAVVFVLSLITAGMQMVEPLFLRYITDHVLLNQALGLAARIARLNLAGMTFLAVVIVSALIGVVKDYRQRILNVRMMLTLRRSLYQRLLHLPLPKLWDMKTGGILSRISGDVETTTGLFQMAVLSPVLSLARLVFAMSVLFTLNWRLALTAMALIPGVMLLSFVFARRVRPIYRVVRKDSEIIDGRVGETFSGIRVVRAFRREMAELLEYMRGRHGILRKELFAHRRELVLWTSWGLLLSAVNVVIVWYGGWLNLNRRASVGDIMAFQWYTMLLLNPVWNIVNSFSELQRALAAMERVFEVLGMEDDKPDRPHATNAPRHVEEIRFEDVEFEYREGRPVVRDFNVSVRGGSVVALVGRSGAGKTTVTDLVARFHDPTRGRILLNDVDIRDFRLRTYRDLLAIVQQDVFLFDGSVRENIAYGRHDASDADILDAARRANAHEFILELPEGYETFIGERGVKLSGGQQQRLAIARAFLKAPQILILDEATSNLDTESEQLIQASMSTLLAGRTTFVIAHRLSTVRRADLILLLEDGRITERGTHVELMAARGVYYGMVMRQMEAAEHQAEEVLR from the coding sequence ATGAGTAAACAACCGCCCCCGCCCGCTCCGCCGCCTCGCACGTCGCGTCAGCGATACGCCGCGTTCGTGGAGGATTACAAGCGCGGGCGGCTCGACGAGTCGATCGACGCGCAGAACAGCGGGTCGAAGGTGCCCGAGCCGGCGCCGGCGCCGGAAGTCGAGCGTCCGAAAGGGATTCTGAAAGGGCTGCGGAAGGGTTCGCGTCGGCAGTATGCGCGCGACTATCTGCGTTGGCTGCGCCCACATCGGCGCGCGGTCGCCGTCGTGTTCGTGCTGTCGCTGATCACCGCCGGCATGCAGATGGTCGAGCCCCTCTTTCTGCGGTACATCACCGATCACGTGCTGCTGAATCAGGCGTTGGGTCTTGCAGCGCGTATCGCGCGGCTGAATCTCGCCGGCATGACGTTCCTGGCCGTCGTGATCGTTTCGGCGTTGATCGGCGTGGTGAAGGACTATCGCCAGCGCATCCTGAACGTTCGGATGATGCTGACGTTGCGGCGGTCATTGTATCAGCGGCTGCTGCACCTGCCGCTGCCGAAGCTGTGGGACATGAAGACCGGCGGCATCCTGTCGCGCATCTCGGGCGATGTGGAGACGACCACCGGCCTGTTCCAGATGGCCGTGCTTTCGCCCGTGCTGTCGCTCGCGCGTCTCGTGTTCGCGATGAGCGTTCTCTTCACGCTCAACTGGCGTCTCGCGCTCACGGCGATGGCGCTCATCCCCGGCGTCATGCTGTTGAGCTTCGTCTTCGCGCGGCGCGTGCGCCCCATCTACCGCGTCGTCCGAAAGGATTCGGAGATCATCGACGGCCGGGTCGGCGAGACGTTCTCCGGTATTCGGGTGGTGCGTGCGTTCCGGCGCGAGATGGCGGAGTTGCTGGAGTACATGCGCGGGCGGCATGGGATTCTGCGCAAGGAACTGTTCGCGCATCGGCGGGAGCTCGTGCTGTGGACCTCGTGGGGGCTGCTGCTGAGCGCCGTGAACGTCGTGATCGTGTGGTACGGCGGTTGGCTCAACCTCAACCGCCGCGCCTCCGTCGGCGACATCATGGCGTTCCAGTGGTACACGATGCTGCTCCTCAATCCGGTATGGAACATCGTGAACTCGTTCTCCGAGCTGCAACGCGCGCTCGCCGCCATGGAGCGTGTGTTCGAAGTGCTCGGCATGGAGGATGACAAGCCGGATCGACCGCATGCGACCAACGCTCCACGGCATGTCGAGGAGATTCGGTTCGAGGATGTCGAATTTGAGTATCGTGAAGGCCGGCCCGTCGTTCGCGACTTCAACGTCAGCGTGCGCGGCGGCTCCGTGGTGGCGCTGGTTGGACGGAGCGGCGCCGGCAAGACGACGGTTACCGATCTGGTCGCGCGCTTCCATGACCCGACGCGCGGACGAATTCTGCTCAACGACGTCGACATTCGCGACTTTCGGCTGCGAACCTACCGCGATCTGTTGGCCATCGTGCAACAGGACGTGTTCCTGTTCGACGGGTCCGTTCGCGAGAACATCGCCTACGGACGGCACGACGCGAGCGACGCGGACATCCTCGATGCCGCGCGGCGAGCGAACGCGCACGAGTTCATCCTCGAGCTGCCCGAAGGCTACGAGACGTTCATCGGCGAGCGCGGCGTGAAGCTGTCGGGCGGCCAGCAGCAGCGCCTCGCCATTGCGCGCGCCTTTCTCAAGGCGCCGCAGATTCTCATCCTCGACGAGGCGACGAGCAATCTCGATACCGAAAGCGAGCAGCTCATCCAGGCGTCGATGTCCACGTTGCTCGCGGGCCGCACGACCTTCGTGATCGCGCATC
- a CDS encoding heparan-alpha-glucosaminide N-acetyltransferase domain-containing protein — MPVADDGYEAQHLSLLRRSVAVGATSAAGVTTREAGLTTYSADTAPSRASSRIGSIDVVRGLIMVLMAIDHVRVYSGVPAGGPTPGVFFTRWVTHFCAPGFAFFAGTSAFLYGRKRDPSTLARFLVERGPILVALELTYLHVAWTFGFNFSTMLAGVIWMLGWCMVILAAFVRLSPATVGGIGVGIMALQTLMRPLAQAFPAAKVVWQFLYLGGGAHVGVDVIVLYNIIPWIGVMMAGYGFGAIMVREPADRDRWCLRIGVTMTALFLVVGSFLAATHAQDGVPFLFRLLGQNKYRDSQLFLLMTLGPTIAVLPYADRARGRVSRALATFGRVPMFYYLLHIPLIHALSLVAWKLRDGTTHFGWFANAPYVETPNNQRWSLLLLYVVYAVVIALAYPLCRWYGEIKRRNPQSILKYF, encoded by the coding sequence ATGCCGGTTGCCGACGACGGGTATGAGGCGCAGCATTTGAGTCTTCTCAGACGGAGCGTGGCCGTGGGTGCGACGAGTGCAGCGGGCGTGACGACTCGTGAAGCAGGCCTGACGACGTACAGCGCCGATACCGCGCCGTCGCGCGCATCGAGTCGCATCGGGTCTATTGACGTCGTGCGTGGTCTCATCATGGTGTTGATGGCCATCGACCATGTTCGCGTCTATTCGGGCGTGCCGGCAGGCGGTCCGACGCCGGGCGTCTTCTTCACGCGATGGGTCACGCACTTCTGCGCGCCAGGATTCGCGTTCTTCGCCGGAACGAGCGCCTTCCTGTATGGCCGGAAGCGCGATCCATCGACGCTCGCACGTTTCCTCGTCGAGCGCGGCCCGATTCTCGTCGCGCTCGAGCTCACCTATCTCCACGTCGCGTGGACGTTTGGCTTCAACTTCAGCACCATGCTCGCGGGCGTCATCTGGATGCTCGGCTGGTGCATGGTGATTCTCGCTGCATTCGTTCGGCTCTCCCCCGCAACCGTCGGCGGAATTGGCGTCGGCATCATGGCGCTGCAGACGCTCATGCGTCCGCTCGCACAGGCGTTCCCCGCGGCGAAGGTAGTGTGGCAGTTTTTGTATCTCGGCGGCGGAGCGCATGTTGGCGTCGACGTGATCGTGCTGTACAACATCATTCCGTGGATCGGCGTGATGATGGCCGGATACGGGTTCGGCGCCATCATGGTGCGCGAGCCGGCCGATCGTGATCGCTGGTGCCTGCGGATCGGCGTGACGATGACAGCGCTTTTTCTCGTGGTCGGCAGCTTTCTGGCCGCGACTCATGCGCAGGATGGCGTCCCGTTCCTGTTCCGGCTCCTCGGCCAGAACAAGTACCGCGATTCACAGTTGTTCCTGCTGATGACGCTCGGGCCGACGATCGCCGTCCTCCCATACGCGGACCGCGCGCGGGGGCGGGTCTCGCGCGCCCTTGCGACATTTGGCCGCGTGCCGATGTTTTACTATCTACTGCACATTCCGCTGATTCACGCGCTCTCGCTCGTCGCGTGGAAGTTGCGCGACGGGACGACGCACTTCGGTTGGTTCGCGAATGCGCCGTATGTCGAGACGCCGAACAATCAGCGGTGGAGCTTGTTGCTGCTGTACGTCGTATACGCCGTCGTCATCGCACTGGCATATCCGCTTTGCCGGTGGTACGGTGAGATCAAGCGCCGAAATCCGCAGAGCATTCTCAAGTACTTCTAG